The following are encoded in a window of Periplaneta americana isolate PAMFEO1 chromosome 13, P.americana_PAMFEO1_priV1, whole genome shotgun sequence genomic DNA:
- the LOC138712282 gene encoding zinc finger protein 585A isoform X4 → MHIWLLISCCCRECRFFSCQLCNNTYMSWGNLVAHRKACHRGEVLSCDSCGQRKYHPGLGPVNFPVGDNPIGCEECGEGFNTVMQLYRHYRVHGVHQFMPHKGKLTKITERAADGSCSCPVCSAQFDTPEQLADHVARLSDDDTCYTCSVCQAKFCNVDVLVEHKRVHPNTHTCATCGKVLRNLPSLRRHQLSHNSERPYRCNWCPKAFTCKSSLEYHQYSHSKHYGYYCQECGEDFMEWYEITEHVEKNHTSPNEMLTCSICDCRLAAGKEFLTHYRACHVSKENEDTAKRRSNVTCPVCHKVFSQPSALSRHLKLHNPLTRHHICELCGEVVLRRDQILEHARRHYGDELPDNYKKLSEQGSRYRDSLVRRSFMCEYCGREFNKKLNLQLHVRRHTGERPYGCQLCGKAFYTNQQLAIHVRQHTGERPYACGICPKTFTGPTALYIHRKLHDKVKRHICPHCGKRFFWKSAFVGHIRLHTGERPYRCTICNKAFTLKGKLNLHLKKHAAEHTIPTCSDCGENFSSEEDLQAHRAEQCCVTMVTFVEEGPSGERDTRFIVVNTEDLERNNIYINDSEVVQLVV, encoded by the exons ATGCACATATGGCTGCTCATAA GCTGTTGTTGCAGGGAATGCCGGTTCTTCTCCTGCCAGCTATGCAACAACACATACATGTCGTGGGGCAACCTGGTTGCACATCGCAAGGCATGTCATCGAGGTGAAGTGCTGAGCTGTGACTCATGTGGACAGCGCAAGTATCATCCTGGCCTGGGCCCGGTCAACTTCCCTGTGGGCGACAATCCTATTGGCTGTGAGGAATGTGGTGAAGGATTCAATACTGTGATGCAGCTCTACAGGCATTACCGCGTCCATGGTGTACATCAGTTCATGCCCCACAAAGGAAAGTTGACTAAG ATTACAGAGCGTGCTGCAGATGGGTCCTGTTCTTGTCCGGTGTGCTCTGCCCAGTTCGACACACCAGAGCAGCTGGCAGATCACGTAGCAAGACTGTCAGATGATGACACCTGTTACACGTGTAGTGTTTGTCAGGCCAAATTCTGTAACGTGGACGTGCTTGTGGAACACAAACGTGTGCATCCAAATACCCACACATGCGCCACATGTGGGAAAGTTCTTCGCAATCTTCCTAGCCTGCGACGTCACCAATTGTCCCATAATTCTGAACGTCCTTATCGTTGTAACTGGTGCCCAAAGGCTTTCACCTGCAAATCAAGTTTGGAGTATCACCAATACAGCCACTCAAAGCACTATGGTTACTACTGTCAGGAGTGTGGTGAAGATTTTATGGAGTGGTATGAGATTACAGAACATGTGGAGAAGAACCATACTAGTCCAAATGAGATGCTGACATGCAGTATCTGCGACTGCCGGTTGGCAGCAGGCAAAGAGTTTCTTACCCATTATCGCGCCTGTCATGTAAGCAAGGAGAATGAAGATACTGCAAAGCGTCGATCAAATGTGACTTGTCCAGTTTGTCACAAGGTATTCTCTCAGCCATCTGCACTGAGCCGTCACCTGAAACTCCATAATCCACTAACTCGTCATCATATCTGTGAGTTATGTGGCGAAGTAGTCTTAAGACGTGATCAGATTCTGGAGCATGCTCGTCGACATTATGGAGACGAGTTACCAGATAACTACAAGAAGCTGTCAGAGCAAGGCTCTCGGTATCGCGATAGTCTGGTTCGAAGGAGTTTCATGTGCGAGTATTGTGGTAGGGAgttcaataaaaaactaaacctTCAGCTACATGTACGACGTCATACAGGTGAACGCCCGTATGGTTGCCAACTTTGCGGTAAGGCATTCTATACAAACCAGCAGCTTGCTATTCACGTACGGCAACACACTGGTGAGCGTCCATATGCTTGTGGCATCTGCCCCAAGACATTTACTGGTCCCACAGCTCTGTACATCCATCGTAAACTGCACGATAAGGTGAAACGTCACATATGTCCACACTGTGGAAAGCGGTTCTTCTGGAAGTCAGCATTTGTAGGACATATTAGACTACATACGGGTGAACGGCCTTACCGCTGTACTATCTGCAACAAGGCATTCACTCTGAAGGGCAAACTGAATTTGCATCTGAAGAAGCACGCAGCAGAGCACACAATTCCAACCTGCTCCGATTGTGGGGAGAATTTCAGTTCGGAGGAGGATCTGCAAGCTCACCGTGCAGAACAGTGTTGTGTTACCATGGTGACTTTTGTGGAGGAGGGTCCATCGGGGGAAAGAGACACTCGTTTCATTGTTGTAAACACAGAGGACTTGGAGAGAAACAATATTTACATAAATGATAGTGAGGTGGTACAGCTTGTGGTCTGA
- the LOC138712282 gene encoding monocarboxylate transporter 4 isoform X2 encodes MLLGDAESCYSEEMAPASHSVTPSLTPSPPPPLPPQASTAARWIDLMPPHCQRCRRYANSYTGSLNKDPRGDEDSCPVICERDMHSLHRAVPALRRRDVDTSTIRAHYYPEGGWGWIVCGAGFLVQLLTSGVQLGFGLLYLYAMRHLGVDVTDAAWLGALSLAVSLAVAPLVGALCRARSPRLPAVLGGLVLALACLFTSFATRLHQALLSYGLLLGAGAGVVREAGSLMLGHYFKRRRAFVEMVVQAGAGVGVALFSVLYKEAVGKLGWRLGLQAVTGVLALACLLGALYRSASLYHPQRRAILHLKNQRARKGKQATAKPPFLDLAPLRLRAVRVLLLAAGTAALGLYTPVFYLALQGFSEGLEDSALVLLQTFLGFAMALGCVGFGLVVVRPSDQCLISRRYLCQAALVGVGVSLLALSAVQVGEGYHGYVLFVWLYGVCLGGVLYSLKMVTMERVRARHFTRAWGFVQGAEALPVLLGVPITGYINQSHPKAGYYFSFLSTMLGAALLFLVGCPRRPPAPPPPPPPMLAPAVCSCTAPRPLPKSISFATTLDLPDPPLLDEALLFRPLRPSKSVPEGLECRRPAVRHVTVIEQMTTSV; translated from the exons ATGCTGCTGGGGGACGCCGAGAGCTGCTACAGCGAGGAGATGGCGCCCGCCTCGCACTCCGTGACGCCGTCTCTGACGCCCTCGCCGCCGCCCCCTCTGCCACCCCAGGCGAGCACCGCGGCCCGCTGGATAGACCTGATGCCGCCCCACTGCCAGCGGTGCCGCCGTTACGCTAACAGCTACACCGGCTCCCTTAACAAGG ACCCGAGGGGGGACGAGGACTCGTGCCCCGTGATCTGCGAGCGCGACATGCACAGCCTGCACCGCGCCGTGCCGGCGCTGCGGCGTCGCGACGTCGACACGTCCACGATCCGCGCGCACTACTACCCCGAGGGCGGCTGGGGCTGGATCGTGTGCGGCGCCGGCTTCCTGGTGCAGCTGCTCACGTCGGGCGTGCAGCTGGGCTTCGGGCTGCTCTACCTGTACGCGATGCGCCATCTGGGCGTCGACGTGACCGACGCGGCGTGGCTGGGCGCGCTCAGCCTGGCCGTGTCGCTGGCCGTGGCGCCGCTCGTGGGCGCCCTGTGCCGAGCGCGCTCGCCCCGACTGCCCGCCGTTCTGGGCGGCCTGGTGCTGGCTCTCGCCTGCCTCTTCACCAGCTTCGCGACGCGCCTACACCAGGCGCTGCTCAGCTATGGCCTGCTGCTGGGCGCCGGCGCGGGCGTCGTGCGCGAAGCGGGCTCGCTGATGCTGGGCCACTACTTCAAGCGACGCCGCGCCTTCGTCGAGATGGTGGTGCAGGCGGGCGCCGGCGTTGGCGTCGCGCTCTTCTCGGTGCTCTACAAGGAAGCCGTGGGCAAGCTGGGCTGGCGCCTGGGTCTGCAG GCGGTGACGGGCGTGCTGGCGCTGGCCTGCCTGCTGGGCGCGCTGTACCGCTCGGCGTCGCTGTACCACCCGCAGCGCCGCGCCATCCTGCACCTGAAGAACCAGCGTGCGCGCAAGGGCAAGCAGGCCACCGCCAAGCCGCCCTTCCTGGACCTGGCGCCACTGCGCCTGCGCGCCGTGCGGGTACTGCTGCTGGCGGCCGGCACGGCGGCGCTCGGCCTGTACACGCCCGTGTTCTACCTGGCGCTGCAGGGCTTCAGCGAGGGCCTGGAGGACAGCGCTCTCGTCCTGCTGCAGACCTTCCTGGGCTTCGCCATGGCGCTGGGCTGCGTGGGCTTCGGCCTCGTGGTGGTGCGCCCCAGCGACCAGTGCCTCATCTCGCGCCGCTACCTGTGCCAGGCCGCGCTCGTGGGCGTCGGCGTCTCGCTGCTGGCACTTAGCGCCGTCCAGGTAGGAGAG ggCTACCACGGCTACGTGCTCTTTGTGTGGCTCTACGGCGTGTGTTTGGGCGGCGTGCTGTACTCACTCAAGATGGTCACCATGGAGCGCGTGCGCGCGCGCCACTTCACGCGCGCTTGGGGTTTCGTGCAGGGCGCCGAAGCATTGCCCGTGCTGCTGGGTGTGCCCATCACGGGCTACATCAATCAAAGCCACCCCAAAGCCGGTTACTACTTCTCCTTCCTGTCCACGATGCTGGGCGCGGCACTTCTCTTCCTGGTGGGGTGCCCTCGGCGGCCGCCTGCCCCTCCGCCACCACCGCCGCCGATGCTGGCGCCCGCCGTGTGCTCGTGCACCGCCCCGCGGCCCCTGCCCAAGAGCATCTCGTTCGCCACGACGCTGGATTTGCCCGACCCGCCGCTGCTGGACGAGGCGCTGCTGTTTAGGCCGTTGCGCCCTAGTAAGAGCGTGCCCGAGGGCCTCGAGTGCCGGCGCCCTGCCGTGCGACATGTCACCGTCATCGAACAGATGACCACCTCCGTGTAG
- the LOC138712282 gene encoding monocarboxylate transporter 4 isoform X3, translating to MLLGDAESCYSEEMAPASHSVTPSLTPSPPPPLPPQASTAARWIDLMPPHCQRCRRYANSYTGSLNKDPRGDEDSCPVICERDMHSLHRAVPALRRRDVDTSTIRAHYYPEGGWGWIVCGAGFLVQLLTSGVQLGFGLLYLYAMRHLGVDVTDAAWLGALSLAVSLAVAPLVGALCRARSPRLPAVLGGLVLALACLFTSFATRLHQALLSYGLLLGAGAGVVREAGSLMLGHYFKRRRAFVEMVVQAGAGVGVALFSVLYKEAVGKLGWRLGLQAVTGVLALACLLGALYRSASLYHPQRRAILHLKNQRARKGKQATAKPPFLDLAPLRLRAVRVLLLAAGTAALGLYTPVFYLALQGFSEGLEDSALVLLQTFLGFAMALGCVGFGLVVVRPSDQCLISRRYLCQAALVGVGVSLLALSAVQGYHGYVLFVWLYGVCLGGVLYSLKMVTMERVRARHFTRAWGFVQGAEALPVLLGVPITGYINQSHPKAGYYFSFLSTMLGAALLFLVGCPRRPPAPPPPPPPMLAPAVCSCTAPRPLPKSISFATTLDLPDPPLLDEALLFRPLRPSKSVPEGLECRRPAVRHVTVIEQMTTSV from the exons ATGCTGCTGGGGGACGCCGAGAGCTGCTACAGCGAGGAGATGGCGCCCGCCTCGCACTCCGTGACGCCGTCTCTGACGCCCTCGCCGCCGCCCCCTCTGCCACCCCAGGCGAGCACCGCGGCCCGCTGGATAGACCTGATGCCGCCCCACTGCCAGCGGTGCCGCCGTTACGCTAACAGCTACACCGGCTCCCTTAACAAGG ACCCGAGGGGGGACGAGGACTCGTGCCCCGTGATCTGCGAGCGCGACATGCACAGCCTGCACCGCGCCGTGCCGGCGCTGCGGCGTCGCGACGTCGACACGTCCACGATCCGCGCGCACTACTACCCCGAGGGCGGCTGGGGCTGGATCGTGTGCGGCGCCGGCTTCCTGGTGCAGCTGCTCACGTCGGGCGTGCAGCTGGGCTTCGGGCTGCTCTACCTGTACGCGATGCGCCATCTGGGCGTCGACGTGACCGACGCGGCGTGGCTGGGCGCGCTCAGCCTGGCCGTGTCGCTGGCCGTGGCGCCGCTCGTGGGCGCCCTGTGCCGAGCGCGCTCGCCCCGACTGCCCGCCGTTCTGGGCGGCCTGGTGCTGGCTCTCGCCTGCCTCTTCACCAGCTTCGCGACGCGCCTACACCAGGCGCTGCTCAGCTATGGCCTGCTGCTGGGCGCCGGCGCGGGCGTCGTGCGCGAAGCGGGCTCGCTGATGCTGGGCCACTACTTCAAGCGACGCCGCGCCTTCGTCGAGATGGTGGTGCAGGCGGGCGCCGGCGTTGGCGTCGCGCTCTTCTCGGTGCTCTACAAGGAAGCCGTGGGCAAGCTGGGCTGGCGCCTGGGTCTGCAG GCGGTGACGGGCGTGCTGGCGCTGGCCTGCCTGCTGGGCGCGCTGTACCGCTCGGCGTCGCTGTACCACCCGCAGCGCCGCGCCATCCTGCACCTGAAGAACCAGCGTGCGCGCAAGGGCAAGCAGGCCACCGCCAAGCCGCCCTTCCTGGACCTGGCGCCACTGCGCCTGCGCGCCGTGCGGGTACTGCTGCTGGCGGCCGGCACGGCGGCGCTCGGCCTGTACACGCCCGTGTTCTACCTGGCGCTGCAGGGCTTCAGCGAGGGCCTGGAGGACAGCGCTCTCGTCCTGCTGCAGACCTTCCTGGGCTTCGCCATGGCGCTGGGCTGCGTGGGCTTCGGCCTCGTGGTGGTGCGCCCCAGCGACCAGTGCCTCATCTCGCGCCGCTACCTGTGCCAGGCCGCGCTCGTGGGCGTCGGCGTCTCGCTGCTGGCACTTAGCGCCGTCCAG ggCTACCACGGCTACGTGCTCTTTGTGTGGCTCTACGGCGTGTGTTTGGGCGGCGTGCTGTACTCACTCAAGATGGTCACCATGGAGCGCGTGCGCGCGCGCCACTTCACGCGCGCTTGGGGTTTCGTGCAGGGCGCCGAAGCATTGCCCGTGCTGCTGGGTGTGCCCATCACGGGCTACATCAATCAAAGCCACCCCAAAGCCGGTTACTACTTCTCCTTCCTGTCCACGATGCTGGGCGCGGCACTTCTCTTCCTGGTGGGGTGCCCTCGGCGGCCGCCTGCCCCTCCGCCACCACCGCCGCCGATGCTGGCGCCCGCCGTGTGCTCGTGCACCGCCCCGCGGCCCCTGCCCAAGAGCATCTCGTTCGCCACGACGCTGGATTTGCCCGACCCGCCGCTGCTGGACGAGGCGCTGCTGTTTAGGCCGTTGCGCCCTAGTAAGAGCGTGCCCGAGGGCCTCGAGTGCCGGCGCCCTGCCGTGCGACATGTCACCGTCATCGAACAGATGACCACCTCCGTGTAG
- the LOC138712282 gene encoding zinc finger protein 665 isoform X1, with product MKMDEKIVNTGPDVIAKCRICMVEYVERNSCVEDSEPGRLKELQTNGVCEKCHVQAMKTEENSKEAAIDDHNDNEATDDISRTDGQGIALNEEMLFSLHGLDLTLPISCDFCPSKFHDLDLFDAHMAAHKECRFFSCQLCNNTYMSWGNLVAHRKACHRGEVLSCDSCGQRKYHPGLGPVNFPVGDNPIGCEECGEGFNTVMQLYRHYRVHGVHQFMPHKGKLTKITERAADGSCSCPVCSAQFDTPEQLADHVARLSDDDTCYTCSVCQAKFCNVDVLVEHKRVHPNTHTCATCGKVLRNLPSLRRHQLSHNSERPYRCNWCPKAFTCKSSLEYHQYSHSKHYGYYCQECGEDFMEWYEITEHVEKNHTSPNEMLTCSICDCRLAAGKEFLTHYRACHVSKENEDTAKRRSNVTCPVCHKVFSQPSALSRHLKLHNPLTRHHICELCGEVVLRRDQILEHARRHYGDELPDNYKKLSEQGSRYRDSLVRRSFMCEYCGREFNKKLNLQLHVRRHTGERPYGCQLCGKAFYTNQQLAIHVRQHTGERPYACGICPKTFTGPTALYIHRKLHDKVKRHICPHCGKRFFWKSAFVGHIRLHTGERPYRCTICNKAFTLKGKLNLHLKKHAAEHTIPTCSDCGENFSSEEDLQAHRAEQCCVTMVTFVEEGPSGERDTRFIVVNTEDLERNNIYINDSEVVQLVV from the exons ATGAAAATGGATGAGAAGATAGTAAATACTGGTCCTGATGTCATCGCAAAGTGCCGAATATGTATGGTAGAATATGTCGAAAGGAATTCTTGTGTAGAAGATTCGGAACCTGGCCGCCTTAAGGAACTTCAG ACAAATGGAGTGTGTGAGAAGTGCCATGTCCAAGCCATGAAGACTGAAGAAAATTCCAAG GAAGCTGCTATAGATGACCACAATGACAATGAAGCCACTGATGATATCTCAAG GACTGATGGACAAGGCATAGCGCTGAATGAGGAGATGCTGTTCTCTCTGCATGGCTTGGACCTGACATTGCCCATTTCGTGTGATTTCTGCCCCAGCAAATTCCACGACCTCGATCTCTTTGATGCACATATGGCTGCTCATAA GGAATGCCGGTTCTTCTCCTGCCAGCTATGCAACAACACATACATGTCGTGGGGCAACCTGGTTGCACATCGCAAGGCATGTCATCGAGGTGAAGTGCTGAGCTGTGACTCATGTGGACAGCGCAAGTATCATCCTGGCCTGGGCCCGGTCAACTTCCCTGTGGGCGACAATCCTATTGGCTGTGAGGAATGTGGTGAAGGATTCAATACTGTGATGCAGCTCTACAGGCATTACCGCGTCCATGGTGTACATCAGTTCATGCCCCACAAAGGAAAGTTGACTAAG ATTACAGAGCGTGCTGCAGATGGGTCCTGTTCTTGTCCGGTGTGCTCTGCCCAGTTCGACACACCAGAGCAGCTGGCAGATCACGTAGCAAGACTGTCAGATGATGACACCTGTTACACGTGTAGTGTTTGTCAGGCCAAATTCTGTAACGTGGACGTGCTTGTGGAACACAAACGTGTGCATCCAAATACCCACACATGCGCCACATGTGGGAAAGTTCTTCGCAATCTTCCTAGCCTGCGACGTCACCAATTGTCCCATAATTCTGAACGTCCTTATCGTTGTAACTGGTGCCCAAAGGCTTTCACCTGCAAATCAAGTTTGGAGTATCACCAATACAGCCACTCAAAGCACTATGGTTACTACTGTCAGGAGTGTGGTGAAGATTTTATGGAGTGGTATGAGATTACAGAACATGTGGAGAAGAACCATACTAGTCCAAATGAGATGCTGACATGCAGTATCTGCGACTGCCGGTTGGCAGCAGGCAAAGAGTTTCTTACCCATTATCGCGCCTGTCATGTAAGCAAGGAGAATGAAGATACTGCAAAGCGTCGATCAAATGTGACTTGTCCAGTTTGTCACAAGGTATTCTCTCAGCCATCTGCACTGAGCCGTCACCTGAAACTCCATAATCCACTAACTCGTCATCATATCTGTGAGTTATGTGGCGAAGTAGTCTTAAGACGTGATCAGATTCTGGAGCATGCTCGTCGACATTATGGAGACGAGTTACCAGATAACTACAAGAAGCTGTCAGAGCAAGGCTCTCGGTATCGCGATAGTCTGGTTCGAAGGAGTTTCATGTGCGAGTATTGTGGTAGGGAgttcaataaaaaactaaacctTCAGCTACATGTACGACGTCATACAGGTGAACGCCCGTATGGTTGCCAACTTTGCGGTAAGGCATTCTATACAAACCAGCAGCTTGCTATTCACGTACGGCAACACACTGGTGAGCGTCCATATGCTTGTGGCATCTGCCCCAAGACATTTACTGGTCCCACAGCTCTGTACATCCATCGTAAACTGCACGATAAGGTGAAACGTCACATATGTCCACACTGTGGAAAGCGGTTCTTCTGGAAGTCAGCATTTGTAGGACATATTAGACTACATACGGGTGAACGGCCTTACCGCTGTACTATCTGCAACAAGGCATTCACTCTGAAGGGCAAACTGAATTTGCATCTGAAGAAGCACGCAGCAGAGCACACAATTCCAACCTGCTCCGATTGTGGGGAGAATTTCAGTTCGGAGGAGGATCTGCAAGCTCACCGTGCAGAACAGTGTTGTGTTACCATGGTGACTTTTGTGGAGGAGGGTCCATCGGGGGAAAGAGACACTCGTTTCATTGTTGTAAACACAGAGGACTTGGAGAGAAACAATATTTACATAAATGATAGTGAGGTGGTACAGCTTGTGGTCTGA